One stretch of Scophthalmus maximus strain ysfricsl-2021 chromosome 12, ASM2237912v1, whole genome shotgun sequence DNA includes these proteins:
- the cd36 gene encoding platelet glycoprotein 4 translates to MGCCNRERGLIAGAVFGAVVAVLGGVLIPLGRVVIEGTVEKEAAIEPGTTAYDNWAATGASVYRQFWLFDVQNAQEVLQSGATPVVLERGPYTYRTRYLPKENITFNPNQTVSFLLPLGAIFEPSMSVGPEEDKVTSLNLAVAAAYSIASKDFHPALEFLIKASNSSLFQHRTVKELLWGYRDPMLKATLGLFVPYNGTYDGYYNVYNGKEDISKVGMIDRWRGERSLSFWNDTYCDMINGTDASSFPPFLDKKKPLYFFSSDICRSVSASFEESMDLKGIEVYRYALQPSTLASPAVNPDNRCFCADPKTTRNCTLAGVLDIRSCQGGKPIYISLPHFLHGSEILREAVLGLSPSEEHHKTFLDVEPITGFSLRFAKRIQVNMMYGPSQVITVLKKVKDYTVFPIVWLNETAALDDETADMFKRELISRIQMLEIAQKTLLGTGLAVFSLCLVSYCVVRRRSRGKVV, encoded by the exons ATGGGCTGCTGTAACAGAGAGCGCGGGCTCATAGCCGGAGCTGTGTTTGGGGCCGTGGTAGCCGTCCTGGGAGGCGTCCTGATCCCCCTGGGGAGGGTCGTCATCGAGGGAACAGTGGAGAAG GAAGCCGCCATCGAGCCAGGAACGACGGCGTACGACAACTGGGCGGCTACAGGGGCAAGCGTGTACAGGCAGTTCTGGCTCTTTGACGTGCAGAACGCCCAGGAGGTTTTGCAGTCCGGCGCAACTCCAGTGGTACTGGAAAGAGGACCTTACACATACAG GACAAGATATCTCCCCAAAGAGAACATCACGTTCAACCCCAACCAAACCGTCTCCTTCCTGCTGCCTCTGGGCGCCATCTTTGAGCCGTCCATGTCTGTGGGGCCGGAGGAGGACAAAGTCACCTCCCTCAACCTGGCTGTGGCT GCAGCTTATTCCATCGCTTCCAAAGATTTTCATCCTGCGCTGGAGTTCCTGATAAAGGCGAGCAACTCCTCCCTGTTCCAGCACCGTACAGTCAAGGAACTGCTGTGGGGTTATAGAGACCCCATGCTCAAAGCAACTCTGGGCCTTTTTGTGCCC TACAATGGCACCTATGACGGCTACTACAATGTTTACAACGGAAAGGAGGACATCTCAAAAGTGGGAATGATTGACAGGTggcgaggagagag GAGCCTGTCTTTCTGGAACGACACATATTGTGACATGATCAACGGGACAG acgcttcctccttccctccctttctgGACAAGAAGAAGCCACTCTATTTCTTCTCGTCAGACATCtgcag ATCGGTGTCAGCCAGCTTCGAGGAGAGCATGGACCTGAAAGGGATCGAGGTGTACCGTTACGCCCTCCAGCCCTCCACGCTGGCCTCCCCCGCCGTCAACCCAGACAACAGGTGTTTCTGCGCGGACCCGAAGACCACCAGGAACTGCACCTTGGCCGGCGTGCTGGACATCCGCTCCTGTCAAGGCG GAAAGCCCATCTACATCTCCCTGCCCCACTTCCTGCATGGCAGTGAGATTCTGCGCGAGGCCGTGCTGGGGCTCAGTCCCAGCGAGGAGCACCACAAAACCTTCCTGGACGTGGAACCC ATAACTGGGTTTTCCCTGAGGTTCGCGAAGAGAATCCAGGTCAACATGATGTATGGACCATCGCAGGTCATCAC GGTGCTTAAGAAAGTCAAGGATTACACCGTGTTCCCCATTGTTTGGCTGAATGAg ACGGCCGCGTTGGACGACGAAACGGCGGACATGTTCAAGAGGGAGCTCATCTCCCGCATCCAGATGTTGGAGATAGCACAGAAGACGCTGC